The Ktedonobacterales bacterium region TGGACACATTTAATCAGGTTTTGGATGGAGGCCACGGCGCCAGTCACGATATGACATTCCACCTCCAGCCGATAGCCTGACATGCCAATAGGATTCTTGACGCCCTCTTGCCCATCCACCAGGTAGCCGCGCGGAATGACATGAATTACCTCGCGGCTGCTGGGTACTTCGATAGCGCGCGCTGCTTCAATTGCCCGGTTGATGTCACTGGGGACAATTTCGCGGCTGTTGGGGGAGATGGCGACGACACCTCTACTATTCAACGATTCAATGTGGCTACCAGCCACACCTACATAGGCCGCCGCGATTTTGCGCCCTGAAAGACGCTCGGCGCGGTCAAGGGCAGAGGTGATGGACTCCACCGTTTCGCTCATATTGATGACCACGCCGCGCCGCAGCCCGCGCGAAGGACACAGGCCGGCGCCCAAAATATTGATTTTTCCGTTGCGGTCCTGTTCGCCGACGAGAACACAGACTTTTGTCGTTCCTACGTCGATTCCGACGATGATCCGATCTGGCACGGCACACGCTCCCCGTTATCCGGCAGAACTCAGGTTCCAGGTTTGGACCCCATGAACCCCTGAGAGACAGTGGTCTGGAAGGGTCTGATACGCAGACCCAGGGAAACGGTTTCAAGCGCCTTTTCTGATACAAATAAGCAGGCGCCGTTGGCTACGCAAGAGAAGGCAAATACTTACGCAGGCAGCTAATCGGTTGAAGCCTTCTGCTGAGGGCTTCATGGTTCAGCGCCTGGACTCTTCAGACGATAATACGGGTAAAATCCAAAGCGGAGGTCAACCAGCGCGAGCTGCTGGCCCTGCTGTTTGACAAGTTGTAAGATGGCGGCAAGCTCTTTGATCTTGTTCTCCAGGTTATCGGGGGCGCCAAAGCGCGCCTGCCAGCCATCCGCGCTTATCAGGACAACTCCATACGCAAGGGTATCGCGCAGCGTGAAGCTGGTGATACCAATCGCTGTCGGAACCTGCTCTAGCAATTGACGGGCCATTTGTATGATCTTTGGGTCAATTTTGCCGCCAGGCGCAAAGGGTTTTCCATGCTGGTCGCCTGTATGCTCATCGCGCACGACTGGCAGCCCACCGGTGTGTTGCACCTGAGCAATGATGCTGCCTCCAGCATCAACGCTATACTGGTTTGTGCCAACCTGCCAGATAAGCACAGGCTGGCGCTCTACTACGTGGACGAGCAGCGTATCGGGCAGGTTACGTGTCACGCTGGCATCAGCAATTGGCGGGAGCGTCTTGATGTGTGCCGCATCGGCGCTGGTGTCGGCGAGAAAAATATTGATCCCATCGAGATGAAGCCGCTGGATGGCGGCAATTAATTGCCCGTTGCGCGTGCCTTCAACCGTGATGTGCTGGACCTCAAAATAAGGGATGGTCAAGAGGGTATGCAGCCCAAAGACGATTGCCAGCAGCAGCGGCACGACAATCAGCATGCGCCTGATCCATCGCTCACGTCTGCTTCTGGGCTGGCGGCGTTTTGGGCTGGCCTGCATCTCTGCATGCTTCAGTGCGCCTGAACGCGCCCAGCCGACCCCGATCATCGTACTGGTTGGCTTCTCTTCAGCCAGGGCCGACGCGGCTATGTTCGCGGGCCGTGCGGGCTTCCGCTCTCCCCTGGAAAGTCTGGTCTGGTTTCGTGGCTGTCGGCTAAACGTCACATCGATCAGGCTGCTCTCGCTTGCAGTCCTTGTTGATGCGCTGCCTGGCGCTGCCTGCTGGTTCTTGACTCTCTTGCTTCGTCTGAACATGTATCTATCTGCATGCAGATGAGCGGACCTTTTGGGGTCCATAGACAGGTCGTTGCTTCCTTCTTTACGGTGTTTCGGCCTCCGTTTCTCCGCGCAGTTCGATCTCAAGCTCAAGCTCGACGCCGAAGCGCTCGCGCACCGTTGCGCGGGCGAGGGCGATCAGCGCCAGGATGTCGGCGGCGCGTGCGCCTCCTAGATTGACGATAAAATTGGCATGGCGCGACGAGAGCTGCGCTTTGCCGATCTGCTTGCCCTTCAGGCCAGCCGCCTCTATCAACCGACCCGAATAGTCTCCAGGAGGATTCTTGAAGACTGAGCCGGCGCTGGCCTGGGGTGGTTGGGTCTCTTTGCGATGCTGTTTGTAATGAGCCACGCGCGCTTTGAGCGTCTCTGGCGCTTCACGTCGCAGCCGACAGGTGACGGATGTGACGATCTCGGCAGGCTCGATCAGCGCGCGCGGCGGCGGCAGTGGT contains the following coding sequences:
- a CDS encoding FtsQ-type POTRA domain-containing protein; the encoded protein is MFRRSKRVKNQQAAPGSASTRTASESSLIDVTFSRQPRNQTRLSRGERKPARPANIAASALAEEKPTSTMIGVGWARSGALKHAEMQASPKRRQPRSRRERWIRRMLIVVPLLLAIVFGLHTLLTIPYFEVQHITVEGTRNGQLIAAIQRLHLDGINIFLADTSADAAHIKTLPPIADASVTRNLPDTLLVHVVERQPVLIWQVGTNQYSVDAGGSIIAQVQHTGGLPVVRDEHTGDQHGKPFAPGGKIDPKIIQMARQLLEQVPTAIGITSFTLRDTLAYGVVLISADGWQARFGAPDNLENKIKELAAILQLVKQQGQQLALVDLRFGFYPYYRLKSPGAEP